Proteins found in one Plodia interpunctella isolate USDA-ARS_2022_Savannah chromosome 24, ilPloInte3.2, whole genome shotgun sequence genomic segment:
- the LOC128680407 gene encoding zinc finger protein 600-like → MDDIQLTELETEGALEIVYKEMCRICLRPGEIPIFGDDDTPDISAEVITFGEVDISCEDQLPQHLCVFCHKLLQGAILFRNTAKESEMIIKSNDYLVEDKNLDVDGEDPKYEAKNSENCMSDYSSESGDLKIVDDYDTSDINTSFEQKRKGNETDIIMIVVSDEEMEINSRNQTKYSCESCKVNFQTSDDYCQHMTTIEHKENMKQIQNLECYICDKFIGKDYYVSHMTKHSFDPVQIAPDKYICRLCNKVLLSEQALKIHKECEVHNMSIKDAQTIECPVCHCSVSKIDLKLHIKTHIQTWLEHGQGNKEKCLICDKNFDSAYYNNHLKIIHNKESKNVLSQINRESKDKSRMTFICDKCGKVFHNPSNFKLHYQTHGGELKYKCMFCPYRGLQQGLLKIHIRTHTGDYNYECDQCQARFITKSNLDKHRRTHIGPIHFKCKTCNRGFYTKLSLERHNTVDHLGIKRHVCNICGKAFGYRNYMMCHQLKVHKRERLTKGKGRLPNYLVSDKNYVNKCC, encoded by the coding sequence atgGATGATATTCAACTTACTGAATTAGAAACTGAAGGTGCACTTGAAATAGTGTATAAAGAAATGTGTAGAATATGTTTGAGGCCAGGCGAAATTCCTATATTTGGGGATGACGATACACCGGATATTTCGGCAGAAGTTATAACTTTTGGCGAGGTAGATATCAGTTGCGAAGACCAACTTCCTCAGCATTTATGTGTCTTCTGCCATAAATTATTGCAAGGAGCAATACTTTTTCGAAACACAGCAAAAGAATCagaaatgataattaaatctAATGATTATTTAGTAGAGGATAAAAACTTAGATGTTGATGGAGAGGATCCAAAATATGAAGCAAAGAATAGTGAAAATTGCATGTCCGATTATAGTTCAGAAAGTGGCGACTTGAAAATTGTTGATGATTATGATACAAGTGATATTAATACAAGTTTTGAACAAAAACGCAAAGGTAATGAAACTGACATTATAATGATTGTCGTTTCTGATGAAGAAATGGAAATAAACAGtagaaatcaaacaaaatatagttgtGAATCTTGCAAAGTGAATTTTCAAACATCTGATGACTATTGTCAACACATGACAACAATAGAACATAAAGAGAACATGaagcaaatacaaaatttagaaTGTTATATATGTGACAAGTTTATTGGTAAagattattatgtttctcaCATGACAAAACACAGTTTTGATCCAGTACAAATTGCTcctgataaatatatatgcagGTTATGCAACAAGGTTTTACTCTCTGAACAAGCTTTGAAAATACACAAAGAGTGTGAAGTACATAATATGTCTATTAAAGATGCTCAAACAATTGAGTGTCCAGTTTGTCATTGTAGTGTaagtaaaattgatttaaaattgcaCATTAAAACCCATATTCAAACTTGGCTTGAACATGGCCAAGGTAATAAAGAGAAATGTCTAATTTGTGACAAGAATTTCGATTCTGCTTATTACaacaatcatttaaaaataattcataataaagagagcaaaaatgtattaagcCAGATAAACAGGGAAAGTAAAGATAAATCTAGAATGACATTTATATGTGATAAGTGTGGTAAAGTTTTTCATAATCCatccaattttaaattgcattaCCAAACTCATGGGGGAGAActcaaatataaatgtatgttttgtccGTATCGAGGGCTACAACAGGGGTTATTAAAGATTCACATTAGAACTCACACTGGGGACTACAACTACGAATGTGACCAATGTCAAGCACGCTTTATCACTAAAAGTAATCTTGACAAACATAGAAGAACACATATAGGTCCAATACATTTTAAGTGTAAGACATGCAACAGAGGTTTTTATACTAAACTTAGTTTAGAGAGGCACAATACTGTTGATCATTTAGGAATTAAGAGACATGTGTGCAACATATGTGGGAAGGCATTTGGTTATAGAAACTACATGATGTGTCATCAATTGAAGGTTCATAAACGGGAGAGACTGACAAAAGGGAAAGGTCGTCTACCTAATTACTTGGTAtctgataaaaattatgtaaataaatgttgttgA
- the LOC128680413 gene encoding zinc finger protein 626-like, with product MVTAYYMMKMAKNNTNPSICNYYNDLPNLKKIDNLQTRCRICLKTGTLSIFDDETYKISEVLQCFTDIKIRRDDNMPKLLCETCYDFTKAALLFRRTAKRSDEIFQKLVKNENVSYSHNSDHDCEDSSNSFEPKVPEYCQKNESNLKIEQKKEKPVKVTCHICSKVINRSYYKEHITMHDPNHKQYVCDVCGKSFRLRCAYHNHSLRHSEDFPFKCNFCPYKGRYKELLKTHMKTHTGDYRYMCTECPARFLFKSNLNSHMLKHKEPQFKCDSCKRAFHTKLLLQRHFEADHLGIKNHVCNACGKAFGYRNAMMKHQRHVHKREKFLFGRMPAYLEAENKKVDS from the coding sequence ATGGTGACTGCTTATTACATGATGAAAATGGCCAAGAACAATACAAACCCTTCAATTTGCAACTACTATAATGATTTaccgaatttaaaaaaaatcgataactTGCAGACAAGATGCCGTATATGTTTGAAAACTGGGACTTTATCTATATTCGACGATGAAACTTACAAGATTTCTGAAGTATTGCAATGTTTTACAGACATAAAAATTAGGCGAGACGACAATATGCCGAAACTACTTTGTGAGACATGTTACGATTTCACTAAGGCCGCATTATTGTTCAGAAGAACCGCAAAGCGATCTGATGAAATATTTCAGAAGTTAGTAAAGAATGAGAATGTTTCTTATTCCCACAATTCTGACCATGACTGTGAAGATTCCAGCAACAGTTTTGAACCTAAAGTACCAGAGTATTGTCAAAAAAATGAgagcaatttaaaaattgaacaGAAAAAAGAGAAACCTGTAAAAGTGACATGCCATATTTGtagtaaagttataaataggTCGTACTACAAAGAACATATCACTATGCATGATCCAAATCATAAGCAATATGTTTGTGATGTGTGCGGCAAGTCATTTCGCTTGAGATGTGCATATCACAACCACAGCCTTAGGCACAGCGAGGACTTCCCATTCAAATGCAACTTCTGCCCATATAAAGGGAGATATAAAGAGTTATTGAAAACACACATGAAAACTCACACTGGTGACTATAGATATATGTGTACAGAATGTCCAGcaaggtttttatttaaaagcaatTTAAATAGCCACATGTTAAAGCACAAAGAACCACAGTTTAAATGTGATTCTTGTAAAAGGGCATTCCATACAAAGTTACTGTTACAACGGCATTTCGAAGCTGATCATTTGGGTATTAAGAATCATGTGTGCAATGCTTGTGGGAAGGCTTTCGGTTATAGAAACGCTATGATGAAACATCAGAGACATGTTCATAAAAGAGAGAAATTCTTATTCGGCCGGATGCCGGCTTATTTAGAAGCTGAGAATAAAAAAGTGGACTCATAG
- the LOC128680412 gene encoding gastrula zinc finger protein XlCGF17.1-like, whose amino-acid sequence MASAYFKLKMLRKIRAKKKETTKTKAAAAVNICRVCLKEGEIPIYTNNGPSDVSEAFRTFADVDISEDDDFPKHLCEDCHSLLQNAIIFRKSAQNADALLRQIAEPTDPQAEAEVSYVTHDNTFYDNNDKLKSYHCKLCKLNFKTLDEYVRHKRSKQHNRVRIQCPICYRLFTARLFKRHLHRHQSATHLICDVCGKLYRKDNLVRHLQLHNFDLPFQCQICPYRGRFLESLKIHMRTHTGDKPFCCDKCELRFLTRSNLNRHLLTHKRERPHKCLQCGRGFYTKRDMDIHYKSDHTGIKEFGCKICGNKYGTRKALMRHELRVHKRDKMAKGRMPLYLQEEYRKIDDTPK is encoded by the coding sequence ATGGCCTCagcatattttaagttaaaaatgcTTCGAAAAATACGTGCCAAGAAAAAGGAAACTACCAAAACAAAAGCTGCTGCTGCTGTTAACATCTGCAGAGTATGTTTAAAAGAAGGtgaaatacctatatacaccAATAATGGTCCTTCGGACGTGTCTGAAGCATTTCGAACTTTCGCAGACGTTGATATCAGTGAGGACGATGATTTTCCTAAACATCTCTGTGAAGACTGCCATTCGCTACTACAAAATGCTATAATATTCCGGAAATCAGCACAAAATGCCGACGCATTGCTTCGCCAAATAGCCGAACCGACAGATCCGCAAGCTGAGGCTGAAGTGAGTTATGTGACAcatgataatacattttatgataataatgacaaATTGAAGTCGTACCATtgcaaattatgtaaattaaactttaaaacgTTGGATGAATATGTGAGACATAAAAGGTCCAAGCAGCATAATCGTGTACGAATCCAATGTCCGATTTGTTACAGATTATTCACTGCACGATTGTTTAAGAGACACTTGCACAGGCATCAGTCTGCGACCCATCTGATTTGCGACGTGTGCGGCAAGCTTTACCGCAAGGATAACTTGGTTCGCCATTTGCAACTACATAACTTCGATCTTCCGTTTCAGTGCCAAATATGCCCATATAGAGGAAGATTCTTGGAGTCCCTTAAAATACACATGAGAACTCACACAGGTGATAAACCTTTTTGTTGTGACAAATGTGAACTTCGATTTCTAACTAGAAGTAATTTGAACAGGCATTTATTGACTCATAAGAGGGAGCGACCACATAAGTGCCTACAATGTGGAAGGGGGTTTTACACAAAACGTGATATGGATATACACTATAAGTCTGATCATACAGGGATAAAGGAATTTGGTTGTAAGATATGTGGGAACAAGTATGGGACGAGGAAAGCGCTTATGAGACACGAGTTGAGGGTCCACAAAAGAGATAAAATGGCGAAAGGCCGAATGCCGCTGTATTTGCAGGAGGAGTATAGAAAGATAGACGATACACCAAAATAA
- the LOC128680418 gene encoding transmembrane protein 80-like, whose translation MVNASLAYEILMYINSFYFGLFATCELGTLVLKSAVITSLYEVQKDPTKIGQDYGVLFGLFVVEATRLILGRKGSLSERDVPVLISVVLTVPSILGVLYLLIWQVVVLRIEYIWCTLMLTIQTLELVFASMFVVTMCKGPSYA comes from the exons ATGGTTAACGCGAGCTTAGCATAcgaaatattaatgtatataaattctttttattttggtcTGTTTGCTACTTGTGAGCTCGGGACCCTAGTTCTTAAATCGGCGGTGATAACAAGTCTTTATGAAGTGCAGAAAGATCCCACGAAAATTGGCCAAGATTACGGTGTTTTATTTGGACTATTCGTTGTAGAAGCAACTCGTCTTATATTGGGACGAAAAGGCAGTTTAAGTGAAAGAG ATGTGCCAGTACTAATATCTGTGGTGCTGACAGTACCATCGATCCTGGGAGTCCTGTACCTTCTCATCTGGCAGGTAGTGGTTCTCCGGATAGAGTACATCTGGTGCACCCTCATGCTGACCATACAGACTCTTGAGCTTGTGTTTGCTTCAATGTTTGTTGTCACAATGTGTAAAGGGCCTTCTTATGCTTga